One part of the Clostridium thermosuccinogenes genome encodes these proteins:
- a CDS encoding IS110 family transposase produces MNFRPMAGIDVGKFFSEMAILSPSNEVIARMKIRHDSSSDVERAVKLLKKTEKDFDSRPFVVMESTGHYHKILFHSLCKAGFEVSIINPIQTDSIKNIGIRKVKNDKVDARKIALLYRFQELKTTNIPDEDIECLRSLCRQYYKLSDELTAYKNRLTGIVDQLMLNFKDVFPNIFSKAALAVLEKYPTPVHILKANRNKLIALIQKNSRRSLKWSTAKYELLVSKAREFAPLSINNSSNIAMLGVYISMIKTLEENLEKVLKAIRSLIAEDMAKDIPMLALTLELLQSIPGIGLISAVTILAEIGDFSAFSKPGKLVAYFGIDPSVMQSGEFTGTQNKMSKRGSRLLRRVLFTIALANIRTKRDKTACNPVLMEYYKNKCQNKPKKVALGAVMRKLVNYIFAVLRDRKPYQLRSPQEHAKNLAAKHTAA; encoded by the coding sequence ATGAATTTCAGACCTATGGCAGGAATCGATGTAGGTAAATTCTTTAGTGAGATGGCAATTCTTTCTCCATCCAATGAAGTAATTGCCCGCATGAAGATCCGCCATGATTCCAGTTCTGACGTTGAAAGAGCCGTTAAATTACTGAAAAAAACGGAAAAGGACTTTGATTCTAGGCCTTTCGTCGTCATGGAATCCACCGGGCACTATCACAAAATCCTTTTCCATTCACTTTGTAAAGCTGGATTTGAGGTTTCCATCATAAACCCCATCCAAACTGATTCTATCAAAAATATTGGAATCAGGAAAGTGAAAAATGATAAAGTTGATGCCCGGAAAATTGCCCTGCTATACAGATTTCAGGAGCTTAAAACTACTAATATCCCAGATGAAGATATTGAATGTCTGCGAAGCCTTTGCCGACAGTACTACAAGCTCTCTGACGAACTTACTGCCTACAAAAACAGGCTTACAGGTATTGTTGACCAACTCATGCTAAACTTCAAGGATGTATTCCCTAACATCTTTTCAAAGGCTGCTCTCGCAGTATTAGAAAAATATCCTACGCCTGTGCATATTCTTAAAGCCAACAGAAACAAGTTGATTGCACTGATACAAAAGAATTCCCGCAGAAGCCTTAAGTGGTCAACTGCAAAGTATGAGCTTTTGGTCTCCAAGGCCAGAGAATTTGCACCTTTGAGCATTAATAACTCTTCAAATATTGCCATGCTTGGGGTGTATATCTCTATGATTAAAACCTTGGAGGAAAACCTTGAGAAAGTCCTCAAAGCCATTCGTTCATTGATTGCTGAAGATATGGCAAAGGACATACCCATGCTGGCACTGACTCTCGAGCTTCTACAAAGCATTCCAGGTATAGGACTTATCTCTGCTGTTACCATTCTGGCTGAAATTGGCGACTTTTCAGCTTTTTCAAAGCCAGGCAAGCTAGTTGCTTATTTCGGCATTGACCCCTCTGTAATGCAGTCCGGAGAGTTTACCGGCACACAAAACAAGATGTCAAAAAGGGGGTCAAGGCTGCTTCGCAGGGTACTTTTCACAATTGCTCTTGCTAATATCCGCACTAAGCGTGACAAAACAGCTTGCAACCCTGTACTGATGGAATATTACAAAAACAAATGCCAGAACAAGCCTAAAAAAGTGGCCTTAGGAGCTGTTATGCGTAAGCTTGTTAATTATATTTTTGCTGTTCTTAGGGATAGAAAGCCTTATCAGCTACGTAGCCCTCAGGAACATGCGAAGAATCTTGCAGCAAAGCATACAGCAGCTTAA
- a CDS encoding ExeA family protein produces MFEQYYNFLHTPFTRDIPEKHLYSNPELEEVCSRLEYAARNRLFAVITGDVGTGKTTAIRKFVGALDSNRYKVMYISDSALTPRNFYWEVLNQLGCEAKFYRSDAKRQLTREISNLIEIQRRIPIIITDEAHLLSREMLEEIRFLLNFRMDSYNPMSLILVGQSELKDILKKQIYEAICQRIDIRYHMMPYDRQRTGEYIRKHLEYAGESREIFTDMAVDEIYEYSHGVPRKINRACTACLLHGAQVQKKIIDDHVVRLIVEEELNW; encoded by the coding sequence ATGTTTGAGCAGTACTACAACTTTCTGCACACGCCGTTCACCCGGGATATACCGGAGAAGCATTTGTATAGCAATCCGGAGCTGGAAGAGGTCTGCAGCAGGCTTGAGTATGCGGCCCGGAACCGGTTGTTTGCAGTGATAACGGGAGATGTTGGTACAGGAAAGACCACAGCCATAAGGAAGTTTGTTGGGGCGCTGGACAGCAACCGGTACAAGGTAATGTACATAAGCGATTCGGCGTTGACACCGAGGAATTTTTACTGGGAAGTATTGAACCAGCTGGGATGTGAAGCGAAATTCTACAGGAGCGATGCAAAACGACAACTAACGAGAGAGATCAGCAACCTGATTGAAATACAGAGACGTATTCCTATAATCATCACAGATGAGGCACACCTACTTTCAAGGGAGATGCTGGAGGAAATCCGGTTTTTACTAAACTTCAGGATGGATTCGTATAACCCAATGAGTTTAATCCTGGTAGGCCAGAGTGAGTTGAAGGACATCCTGAAGAAGCAGATATATGAGGCAATATGCCAGCGAATAGATATCCGATATCATATGATGCCATATGATCGGCAAAGAACCGGTGAATACATAAGAAAGCACCTGGAGTATGCAGGAGAAAGCCGGGAGATATTTACGGATATGGCGGTAGACGAGATATATGAATATTCTCATGGAGTACCGCGAAAAATCAACCGGGCGTGTACAGCTTGCCTTTTACATGGGGCACAGGTACAGAAAAAAATCATAGACGATCATGTGGTAAGGCTTATTGTTGAGGAAGAATTGAACTGGTAG
- a CDS encoding DDE-type integrase/transposase/recombinase, with amino-acid sequence MINNEVLEKALKKHEIISPLLQPDLDEAEKRRIRQEILEREGISERTLRRYLAAYRENGYEGLLPKIRKDTGQQRAISQEILDRAIEIKQELPERSVRRIIKILEGEGIVKKGSVSRSTLSRHLLKMGFGAKDFRNVRIEGTTARRFVKNGRNTLWQADIKYGPYIPTADGGKKRTYMVAFIDDATRLVCHAEFYDNQRLPILEDSFRKAILKYGKPEAVYVDNGKVFISKWFRVACAKLGIRHMNTKAYSPESKGKIERFNATVEEFFQEISLEKAKSLEELNRKFRVWLDEGYNGKPHSSLKGVSPSQAYASDPKKVRFATPEECRDAFLWEDTRKVDNTGCFKLQGIEYEAGIEYIGKKVDVRYDPFDMSLLEIWYNGERRKTATPLKVGEYCSKVEKTPATKSATHSRLLKIYESENEKRQKRQTGALTFRSMKGGDRNV; translated from the coding sequence ATGATAAACAATGAAGTATTGGAAAAAGCATTAAAGAAACATGAGATCATATCGCCGCTATTGCAGCCGGATCTGGATGAGGCGGAAAAGCGGAGAATACGGCAGGAGATACTTGAGAGGGAAGGAATTTCGGAAAGGACACTTCGGAGGTATCTTGCAGCGTACCGGGAGAATGGTTACGAAGGGCTATTACCAAAGATACGAAAAGATACAGGGCAACAAAGAGCGATATCTCAGGAAATATTAGATCGGGCAATCGAAATAAAACAGGAACTGCCGGAGAGAAGTGTCAGGAGGATCATAAAGATCCTTGAAGGCGAAGGGATTGTCAAAAAAGGAAGTGTCTCCAGAAGCACCTTGTCCAGGCATCTTTTGAAGATGGGCTTTGGTGCAAAAGACTTCAGAAATGTTCGTATAGAAGGAACGACAGCCCGCCGGTTCGTCAAAAACGGAAGGAACACATTGTGGCAGGCAGATATCAAATACGGTCCGTACATACCGACTGCCGACGGCGGTAAGAAACGGACATACATGGTGGCATTTATTGACGATGCGACGAGGCTGGTGTGTCATGCAGAATTTTACGACAATCAGAGGCTTCCGATATTGGAAGACAGTTTTCGCAAGGCAATATTGAAATACGGCAAGCCGGAGGCAGTATACGTTGACAATGGCAAGGTATTTATCTCGAAATGGTTCAGAGTAGCATGTGCAAAGCTGGGAATCCGTCACATGAACACAAAGGCGTATTCTCCGGAGAGCAAAGGCAAGATTGAGAGGTTCAATGCCACAGTTGAAGAGTTTTTCCAGGAGATATCGCTGGAGAAAGCAAAAAGCCTGGAGGAACTTAACCGCAAATTTCGGGTATGGCTGGATGAAGGGTACAACGGGAAGCCTCATAGCAGTTTAAAAGGGGTTTCTCCATCGCAGGCGTATGCAAGTGATCCAAAGAAGGTGCGGTTTGCAACTCCTGAAGAATGCCGGGACGCATTTTTATGGGAAGATACAAGGAAAGTTGACAACACAGGCTGTTTCAAGCTGCAAGGGATAGAATATGAAGCCGGAATCGAATACATAGGCAAAAAAGTGGATGTGCGGTATGATCCTTTTGATATGAGCCTTCTGGAGATATGGTACAATGGTGAGCGCCGAAAGACAGCAACCCCGCTGAAGGTTGGGGAATACTGCTCAAAGGTTGAAAAAACACCAGCAACGAAATCGGCGACTCATTCACGGCTATTAAAAATATATGAGAGCGAGAATGAAAAGAGGCAAAAACGGCAGACCGGAGCATTAACCTTCAGGAGCATGAAGGGCGGTGACAGAAATGTTTGA
- a CDS encoding DUF6431 domain-containing protein, whose product MIIAYLGRNVKEYRRNCLKFLERLELICPKCGGKTTFHDRYARHVHMGEEIEWINIFRVICSKCGKTHAIIPDFIRPYKHYSACDSELVLRDQEDGIPLEEIETAASISTLRRWVEEFRQRGRQAAGALRAILYRYYGKFVNELEMIETKVFHMIERLLGLLPQIESSHLAIGETNMWLTNHLAGVFV is encoded by the coding sequence ATGATAATAGCATATCTGGGGCGGAATGTTAAGGAGTATCGCAGAAATTGTTTAAAATTTTTGGAAAGGCTGGAGTTGATATGCCCGAAATGCGGCGGGAAAACAACCTTTCATGACAGATATGCACGTCATGTGCATATGGGCGAGGAAATTGAATGGATTAACATATTCCGTGTAATCTGTAGCAAGTGTGGGAAGACACATGCAATCATACCGGATTTCATCAGGCCGTATAAGCATTACTCGGCTTGTGATAGCGAGCTGGTCCTTCGGGACCAGGAGGACGGTATACCTCTTGAGGAGATTGAGACTGCCGCCAGCATATCCACATTAAGGCGGTGGGTAGAAGAATTCAGGCAACGGGGGCGGCAAGCTGCAGGAGCATTAAGAGCTATACTGTACAGGTATTATGGCAAGTTTGTCAATGAGCTGGAGATGATAGAAACAAAGGTATTCCACATGATTGAGCGGCTGCTTGGGTTACTGCCGCAGATAGAAAGCAGCCATCTTGCCATAGGTGAAACGAATATGTGGCTAACAAATCATCTGGCAGGAGTATTTGTATAG
- the istB gene encoding IS21-like element helper ATPase IstB: MNSDMLIKQYCKELRFGKNIYESYSKIIATDYADFLAQLLKMEIDRRELVRKNRNLKSAGFDVIKTFENYEFRDIQIPNAISIEELKTGAFIDKFENLILYGPVGTGKSHMATAIGVAACSRGKKVKFYRTAALVNLLSEAKAKGELQRFMKQLRKTDLLICDEWGYVPFEKDGSQLLFQVISECYEKRSVIITTNLEFSKWNGIFYDEKLTSAIIDRLVHHSHLLVFQGQSYRLTHSTMKSH, encoded by the coding sequence ATGAATTCAGATATGTTGATTAAACAGTATTGCAAGGAGCTCCGGTTCGGGAAGAATATATACGAGAGTTATTCAAAAATTATTGCAACCGATTATGCTGATTTTCTGGCACAGCTTCTGAAGATGGAGATAGATCGTCGGGAGCTTGTCAGGAAAAACAGGAATCTAAAATCTGCGGGTTTTGATGTCATAAAGACCTTTGAAAACTATGAATTTAGAGATATTCAGATACCAAATGCTATCAGCATTGAAGAATTGAAAACAGGAGCATTTATTGATAAGTTTGAAAACCTGATCCTTTATGGGCCGGTGGGAACCGGAAAGAGCCACATGGCTACAGCTATTGGAGTTGCAGCTTGTTCCAGGGGGAAGAAGGTAAAATTTTATCGTACAGCAGCATTAGTTAACCTTTTGAGTGAGGCAAAAGCCAAAGGGGAATTACAGAGGTTTATGAAGCAATTGAGGAAAACAGATTTATTAATCTGTGATGAATGGGGATATGTTCCCTTTGAGAAGGATGGCTCGCAGCTGCTGTTTCAGGTCATTTCAGAATGCTATGAAAAAAGGAGCGTGATAATTACAACAAATCTGGAATTCAGTAAATGGAACGGTATTTTCTATGATGAAAAACTGACCAGTGCAATTATTGACAGGCTAGTACATCACAGCCATTTGCTTGTTTTCCAAGGTCAAAGTTACAGGTTGACACACTCAACCATGAAATCCCATTAA